The window GGTCATCTACCTTCGGGACGTGACCACGAGCGTCACCGCGGTTCTCGTCATCGGCCTGCTGCTGTTCGCCATCAGTGGTATCTGGCCGCCGATGGTCGCCATCGAGTCGGGAAGCATGGAACCGCACATGGAGCGCGGCGACCTGGTCTTCGTCGTCGACGACGACCGCTTCGTCCCCGATAACGCGCCGGTCCACGAGGGCCAGTCGACCGGTGTCCTGCCCGCTGACCGGGCCGCAGGAACCGGTTATCGGAAGTTCGGGGGCTACGGCGACGTCATCGTCTTCCAGCGGGACGGGAGGCGCGATTTGACGCCGGTCATCCACCGGGCGATGCTGTGGGTCGAGGACGGCGAGAACTGGTATGACCGTGCGGACCCCGCCTACATGGGCAGCGCCTCGAACTGCGAGCAACTGACCCACTGCCCGGCGCCGCATGCGGGCTTCATCACCCTCGGCGACGCCAACCCGGCCTACGACCAGCACCGCGGCCGGGGGCAGTCGCTGTCCGCGCCGGTCAAACCCGAATGGGTCATCGGCACTGCCGAACTGAAAGTGCCCTACCTCGGGCAGGTCCGCCTGTTCTTCTCGAGGCTGTCGATGGCCTCGGAACCGGCCGGACAGGCCGCCGCTGAGGGCCCTGCCGTGACGGGCGCTGAAAACGCGACGGCCGCGGCTCCCGACTCGCCGAACGCCACCGCGACCGCCGGCCACACCCGGCCAGCGATTTAAAAGACGCTGCCGCGACCGCCGCTCGTTTTACTCGTCGTCGTCGCGCTTCCGCTTGACGGGCACGACGACCGTCTGGACGATGTCGCCGTCCTCGATATCGAGGGCCTCCCGTTCGGCGTCCGGGATGGAGATGCGGCCGCCGCTCTGGACGCGGGTTTTGAACGTCGCCATCTGGCTCATGGTGCCCAACTGCTCGGAGAGGTTCCCGAGGTCCGGCGTCGCGCTCGTCGTGGCGCCGGTCGCGCCGGTGAGCAACTGCTGGAGCGCCTGCTGCTGCTGTTTGGTAGCCTGTTCGGACGCCTGCTGAACCGCCTTCAGCAGGTTTGGCGGGCTCATGATGCTCTGGTCATCGTCGTCGTTATCGGTCATCTGATGTTCGAAGCGTCGCTTTTCCGGCCAATAAGGGT of the Natronomonas halophila genome contains:
- a CDS encoding S26 family signal peptidase, producing MTDSEDGDRRGDGPSDVSGTDATDGTEDSLGPSEARTQDTEGGPSGVVDWLKWFWTTDRGWVIYLRDVTTSVTAVLVIGLLLFAISGIWPPMVAIESGSMEPHMERGDLVFVVDDDRFVPDNAPVHEGQSTGVLPADRAAGTGYRKFGGYGDVIVFQRDGRRDLTPVIHRAMLWVEDGENWYDRADPAYMGSASNCEQLTHCPAPHAGFITLGDANPAYDQHRGRGQSLSAPVKPEWVIGTAELKVPYLGQVRLFFSRLSMASEPAGQAAAEGPAVTGAENATAAAPDSPNATATAGHTRPAI
- a CDS encoding AbrB/MazE/SpoVT family DNA-binding domain-containing protein codes for the protein MTDNDDDDQSIMSPPNLLKAVQQASEQATKQQQQALQQLLTGATGATTSATPDLGNLSEQLGTMSQMATFKTRVQSGGRISIPDAEREALDIEDGDIVQTVVVPVKRKRDDDE